In Tsukamurella tyrosinosolvens, the genomic window CCGTCGCCGAGGCCACGGGAGTCCCGGTACACGGCGAGGAGTACGGCGGCCCGGCGGTCGACGAGGGCACCGTCTGGGTCCTCGACCCCATCGACGGCACCTTCAACTACTCCGCCGGGTACCCGGCCACCGGCACGCTCCTCGGCCTGCTGCACGACGGCAAGCCCGTGGCCGGGCTGGCCTGGTTCCCGCTCGTCGGAGACGCCTTCGCCGGCCACGTCGCCGGTCCCGTCCGCAACCGCGGCGAGGTGCTCCCGCGACTCGCGCAGGGCGGCCTCGACGACGCCATGATCGCCGTCGGCAGCTTCAGCCGCGGCAGCAACGGACACTTCCCCGGCGACTTCCGGTACGCCATCCTCGGCGAGGTCTCGCGGCGCGTCGCCCGGGTGCGGCAGTTCGGGTCGACCGGCGTCGACCTCGCGTACACCGCGTCCGGCGCGCTGGGCGGTGCCGTCGTCTTCGGGCACCACGCCTG contains:
- a CDS encoding inositol monophosphatase family protein, with protein sequence MTALPDGFTADPDRLLALAGEALDAVAPRFIEGVGAPASVAKGPADFATDLDLELERRITAAVAEATGVPVHGEEYGGPAVDEGTVWVLDPIDGTFNYSAGYPATGTLLGLLHDGKPVAGLAWFPLVGDAFAGHVAGPVRNRGEVLPRLAQGGLDDAMIAVGSFSRGSNGHFPGDFRYAILGEVSRRVARVRQFGSTGVDLAYTASGALGGAVVFGHHAWDNAAGAALVLAAGGRVTDLAGEDWHVGSDSVLAGAPGVYDELLAIVRSVGAPSDYRGDPGHSGTLSY